One genomic region from Lacerta agilis isolate rLacAgi1 chromosome 13, rLacAgi1.pri, whole genome shotgun sequence encodes:
- the DCUN1D3 gene encoding DCN1-like protein 3 translates to MGQCVTKCKNPSSTLGSKNGDRESSGKAHGKRSTIHKEEHCTVGGKSSGDILVNGTKKMEASVESSQPPSSSGDAKREPVSGTEESSLHRTEELFRRYKDEREDAILEEGMEHFCNDLCVDPTEFKVLVLAWKFQAATMCKFTRTEFFEGCKAINADSIDGICARFPSLLNEAKQEDKFKDLYRFTFQFGLDSEEGQRSLHREIAIALWKLVFTQNKPPILDQWLHFLNENPSGIKGISRDTWNMFLNFTQVIGPDLSNYSEDEAWPSLFDTFVEWEMERRKKEENTKCVAASQTASLCIDHHT, encoded by the exons ATGGGCCAGTGCGTCACCAAGTGCAAGAATCCTTCTTCCACTCTTGGCAGCAAAAATGGCGACCGAGAATCGAGCGGCAAGGCTCACGGCAAGCGGAGCACGATTCACAAGGAGGAACACTGCACCGTCGGTGGGAAATCCTCCGGGGACATCCTGGTCAACGGGACAAAGAAGATGGAAGCCTCTGTAGAGTCTAGTCAGCCTCCTTCTTCTTCCGGGGATGCGAAGAGGGAGCCAGTTTCTGGCACGGAGGAATCGTCTCTCCACAGGACTGAGGAATTATTTAGGAGATACAAGGACGAGCGAGAAGATGCCATATTGGAGGAAGGCATGGAGCATTTTTGCAACGACCTCTGTGTCGACCCAACCGAATTCAAAGTCCTCGTCCTGGCATGGAAATTCCAAGCAGCTACCATGTGCAAATTCACAAG GACGGAGTTCTTTGAGGGCTGCAAAGCAATAAACGCAGACAGCATCGATGGGATATGTGCCCGGTTCCCCAGCCTCTTAAACGAAGCCAAACAAGAAGATAAGTTCAAGGATCTCTACCGTTTTACCTTTCAGTTTGGCCTGGACTCCGAGGAGGGACAGAGGTCGCTGCATCGGGAAATAGCCATTGCCCTTTGGAAACTAGTCTTCACTCAAAACAAGCCCCCGATATTGGACCAGTGGTTACACTTCTTGAATGAGAACCCCTCAGGAATTAAGGGAATCTCCCGGGACACGTGGAACATGTTCCTAAATTTTACTCAGGTCATTGGGCCGGACCTCAGCAACTACAGTGAAGATGAGGCTTGGCCCAGTCTCTTTGATACCTTTGTGGAATGGGAAATGGAGAGGCGGAAGAAGGAGGAGAACACCAAATGCGTTGCAGCTTCACAGACAGCAAGCCTGTGTATAGACCACCATACTTAG